From Pseudofrankia saprophytica, a single genomic window includes:
- a CDS encoding GntR family transcriptional regulator, which produces MLDDSSPIFAQIAERLADEIADGTLPEGGRAPSSNELAAFYRINPATAAKGLNVLTEDGLLEKRRGVGMFVAAGARERLVERRRQAFAQRYVAPMVDEANRLGIDAEALLALVRQVSEGPPGAALDETEPRSARGGITV; this is translated from the coding sequence GTGCTCGACGACAGCAGCCCGATCTTCGCCCAGATCGCCGAGCGGCTGGCCGACGAGATCGCGGACGGCACGCTCCCCGAGGGCGGGCGGGCGCCGTCGAGCAACGAGCTCGCGGCCTTCTACCGGATCAACCCGGCCACCGCGGCGAAGGGGCTCAACGTGCTGACCGAGGACGGGCTACTGGAGAAGCGCCGCGGCGTGGGCATGTTCGTCGCCGCGGGCGCCCGCGAGCGCCTGGTGGAACGCCGCCGCCAGGCCTTCGCCCAGCGGTACGTGGCGCCCATGGTCGACGAGGCGAACCGGCTCGGTATCGATGCCGAGGCTCTGCTCGCGCTGGTCCGCCAGGTGAGCGAGGGCCCGCCCGGCGCCGCCCTCGATGAGACAGAACCCAGATCCGCCAGGGGAGGCATCACGGTATGA
- a CDS encoding LapA family protein produces the protein MTTVDPVPDARPPETDPAPPAVPQHVVRPTRLSRAWSAMIFSAVILVILLIFILQNGQRVKVSFLGAHGHLPLAVAMLFAAIAGALLVAIPGTGRMIQLRRVARRHRIADAQPPQVPVPPQVQTAPQVQTAPQVQTAPAPVPAPPAAPAPPATRVRTRWLRGKVDQDAPRV, from the coding sequence ATGACAACAGTCGACCCGGTACCAGACGCACGGCCACCCGAGACAGACCCGGCGCCGCCCGCCGTCCCGCAGCATGTCGTGCGCCCGACCCGTCTGAGCCGGGCCTGGTCGGCAATGATCTTCTCCGCGGTCATCCTCGTGATCCTCTTGATCTTCATCTTGCAGAACGGCCAGCGGGTCAAGGTCTCGTTCCTGGGCGCCCACGGCCATCTGCCGCTGGCGGTCGCGATGCTGTTCGCCGCGATCGCGGGTGCCCTGCTGGTCGCGATTCCCGGGACCGGCCGCATGATCCAGCTGCGCCGGGTGGCGCGTCGCCACCGCATCGCCGACGCCCAGCCGCCGCAGGTCCCGGTACCGCCGCAGGTCCAGACAGCGCCGCAGGTCCAGACAGCGCCGCAGGTCCAGACAGCGCCAGCACCGGTGCCCGCACCACCGGCAGCACCGGCGCCGCCCGCCACGCGGGTGCGGACGCGGTGGCTCCGAGGCAAGGTGGACCAGGACGCGCCGCGGGTGTGA
- a CDS encoding DNA-formamidopyrimidine glycosylase family protein, which produces MPEGDTVYQAARRLHQALAGQVLSVSDFRVPRYATVDLTGSTVLEVVPRGKHLLMRCSGGTTVHSHLRMEGAWRTFAAGEPWRGGPGWQIRVVLGNARHVAVGYRLPVLDILRTADEPAVVGHLGPDVLGPDWDLDRVLAAALARPESEIGMVLLDQTVLAGLGNIYRIEACFVAGVSPWTRVGEVPDLGRLVNRARQMILVNADRPTRVTTGSARPGEHLWVYGRGRRPCRRCGTAIRVAEQAQSDAPEEGRVTYWCPRCQRGPAPMGSPGAGGGTSIRA; this is translated from the coding sequence GTGCCAGAAGGAGACACCGTCTACCAGGCCGCCCGCCGGCTGCACCAGGCGCTGGCTGGTCAGGTGCTGTCTGTCAGCGACTTCAGGGTGCCGCGGTACGCGACGGTCGACCTGACCGGCAGCACGGTGCTCGAGGTGGTGCCTCGCGGCAAGCACCTGCTGATGCGTTGCTCCGGCGGTACTACGGTGCATTCCCACCTTCGGATGGAGGGTGCGTGGCGCACCTTCGCCGCCGGCGAGCCCTGGCGTGGCGGACCCGGCTGGCAGATCCGGGTGGTGCTCGGCAACGCGCGGCACGTCGCGGTCGGCTATCGGCTGCCCGTTCTCGACATCCTGCGGACCGCTGACGAACCGGCCGTCGTGGGTCATCTCGGTCCCGACGTGCTCGGGCCGGACTGGGACCTCGACCGTGTGCTGGCGGCCGCGCTGGCCCGGCCGGAGAGCGAGATCGGCATGGTCCTGCTGGATCAGACCGTGCTCGCGGGCCTGGGAAACATCTATCGGATCGAGGCGTGCTTCGTCGCCGGCGTCTCGCCGTGGACGCGGGTCGGCGAGGTTCCCGATCTCGGCAGGCTTGTCAACCGAGCCCGACAGATGATCCTGGTCAACGCGGATCGGCCCACGCGGGTCACGACCGGGTCGGCGCGGCCGGGGGAGCACCTGTGGGTCTACGGCCGCGGCCGGCGGCCGTGCCGTCGGTGCGGTACGGCCATCCGGGTAGCTGAGCAGGCGCAGTCGGACGCCCCCGAGGAAGGGCGCGTCACCTACTGGTGCCCGCGCTGCCAACGCGGACCGGCCCCGATGGGCTCGCCTGGTGCCGGCGGCGGTACCAGCATCCGGGCGTAG
- a CDS encoding SigE family RNA polymerase sigma factor, translating to MRADEELAFEGFVAGAADRLLLSAVLLVGGDWAAGEDLLQGAFERTYRHWSRIADGQPEAYVRRALVNGATSRWRRLRARVAEVPLIVDGEWTVDVVEVGVDHADRLSQREGLVRALRSLPPRQRAVVVLRYFDDLPESEVAAALGCSVGSVRSQASRGLARLRGSEHLAALGAVRAPRTRRRGAGDPDILTNEMGQGGRAPSSSRAFASPPPRPTR from the coding sequence GTGCGTGCCGATGAGGAGCTGGCCTTTGAAGGATTCGTGGCCGGGGCCGCCGACCGGCTGCTGCTGAGCGCGGTCCTGCTCGTCGGCGGGGACTGGGCGGCCGGCGAGGACCTGCTCCAGGGAGCGTTCGAACGCACCTACCGGCACTGGTCGCGGATCGCGGACGGCCAGCCGGAGGCGTACGTCCGCCGGGCGCTGGTCAACGGCGCGACGAGCCGGTGGCGGCGGCTGCGGGCCCGGGTCGCCGAGGTGCCGTTGATCGTCGACGGCGAGTGGACCGTCGACGTCGTCGAGGTGGGCGTCGACCATGCCGACCGGCTGTCCCAGCGCGAGGGCCTGGTCCGTGCCCTGCGATCGCTTCCGCCCCGGCAGCGGGCCGTGGTGGTCCTGCGTTACTTCGACGACCTGCCCGAATCCGAGGTCGCCGCCGCACTCGGCTGCTCCGTCGGCTCCGTGCGCAGCCAGGCCTCGCGGGGCCTCGCCCGGCTGCGCGGCAGCGAGCACCTGGCCGCGCTCGGCGCCGTCCGCGCCCCCAGGACACGCCGCCGTGGCGCGGGAGACCCCGACATCCTGACCAACGAGATGGGGCAGGGGGGCCGCGCTCCGTCGTCATCGAGGGCGTTCGCCTCGCCTCCGCCGCGACCCACCCGGTGA
- a CDS encoding TetR family transcriptional regulator gives MASKSLALRLSEQRSEMMISELEGVALRLFEQRGFIETTVEEIAAEAQISVRTFYRYFPSKEDVLQVRIERRSKALRARLAACSTTEPPMRSLRLALKEEFAAEDAERLRRWIAVIAVTPTLLRGVLGGIQLNTHRVTADFLRSRLGLPADALLPTMLAGAVGGVIQAAQTNWFLNGGDLASAISEGLRVLESGMETNPILGSAGTGGTTAPDAE, from the coding sequence GTGGCGTCCAAATCGCTTGCGCTGCGACTGAGTGAGCAGCGCTCCGAGATGATGATCTCCGAGCTGGAGGGCGTCGCGCTCAGGCTCTTCGAGCAGCGTGGGTTCATCGAGACCACGGTCGAGGAGATCGCCGCGGAGGCGCAGATCTCCGTCCGGACCTTCTACCGCTACTTCCCCTCGAAGGAAGACGTCCTGCAGGTGAGGATCGAGCGGCGGAGCAAAGCCCTCCGAGCAAGACTCGCGGCCTGTTCCACCACCGAACCGCCGATGCGTTCCCTGCGTCTCGCGCTCAAGGAGGAGTTCGCCGCGGAGGATGCGGAACGGCTTCGGCGTTGGATAGCGGTCATCGCGGTTACTCCCACGCTACTGCGCGGCGTGCTTGGCGGCATTCAGCTCAACACGCACAGGGTGACCGCCGACTTCCTCCGTTCTCGCTTGGGATTGCCCGCCGACGCCCTGTTGCCCACGATGCTCGCCGGGGCCGTGGGTGGAGTCATCCAGGCGGCCCAGACGAACTGGTTCCTCAACGGTGGCGATCTGGCGAGCGCGATCTCCGAAGGCCTCAGGGTGCTTGAAAGCGGTATGGAAACCAATCCGATCCTCGGATCCGCAGGCACGGGCGGGACCACCGCCCCGGATGCCGAGTAA
- a CDS encoding carboxylesterase/lipase family protein codes for MTSIDAGSVSAGPAPQVRLAAGTLRGSREGGLAVFRGVPYAAPPVGELRFAAPRPPQTWDGVRPAVSYGPPPPQADAFGQDSTAAGTADDDWLTVNVWSPEPEPGARLPVMVWIYGGGYVFGKSSSPEYEGGHLARDGRVVVVTFNYRLGAEGFAEIVDAPANRGLLDQVALLEWVRDNIAAFGGDPDEVTVFGESAGGGSVAALLAMPRAAGLFRRAIAQSVPGTFFSRRLAADIAAACADEVGMRPTVADLASVEPALLAAAGDLVAAGIVERAGRWGQAAHRSILFAPVVDGEVLPTTPWQALAGGAGRGVGLLAGHTRDEQRLFTAITGLLGQVTLEQATEALQVFAPGDDGASRYHAAYPQASPDQLYELVHSDWLFRMPSLHLAEAQVAGGGHAHVYELAWAAPGMGGAFGACHGLDVPLVFGNLTSGQPAMLIGEGPSPEAVALSAEMRTAWTRFAIHGDPGWPAYDPDRRLTHVFDSTSAVTSYPEERSRLIWQKHSFLPLPLLGT; via the coding sequence GTGACGAGCATCGATGCCGGATCGGTTTCCGCCGGGCCCGCGCCTCAGGTCCGCCTGGCGGCCGGGACCCTGCGTGGTAGCCGGGAGGGGGGCCTGGCGGTCTTCCGCGGTGTCCCCTACGCCGCGCCGCCGGTCGGCGAGCTCCGCTTCGCCGCGCCGCGGCCGCCACAGACCTGGGACGGCGTACGGCCGGCCGTGTCGTACGGACCGCCACCCCCGCAGGCCGACGCGTTCGGCCAGGATTCGACCGCCGCGGGCACGGCGGACGACGACTGGTTGACCGTCAACGTCTGGTCGCCCGAGCCTGAGCCCGGCGCGCGGCTTCCGGTGATGGTGTGGATCTACGGCGGGGGCTACGTCTTCGGTAAGTCCAGCTCGCCCGAGTACGAGGGCGGCCACCTCGCCCGGGACGGCCGGGTCGTCGTCGTGACGTTCAACTACCGCCTCGGCGCGGAGGGTTTCGCCGAGATCGTCGATGCACCCGCCAACCGTGGGCTGCTCGACCAGGTCGCCCTCCTGGAATGGGTACGCGACAACATCGCCGCCTTCGGCGGTGACCCCGACGAGGTCACGGTCTTCGGCGAGTCGGCGGGCGGCGGATCTGTCGCGGCCCTGCTGGCCATGCCCCGCGCGGCCGGGCTCTTCCGCAGGGCTATCGCCCAGAGCGTGCCGGGCACGTTCTTCTCCCGGCGGCTCGCCGCCGACATCGCCGCCGCCTGTGCCGACGAGGTGGGGATGCGTCCTACCGTCGCGGACCTCGCGAGCGTGGAGCCGGCGCTGCTGGCCGCCGCCGGTGACCTGGTCGCCGCCGGGATCGTCGAGCGGGCCGGGCGCTGGGGCCAGGCCGCGCATCGGTCGATCCTGTTCGCCCCCGTCGTCGACGGCGAGGTCCTGCCGACCACGCCGTGGCAGGCCTTGGCCGGTGGCGCCGGTCGGGGCGTCGGTCTGCTCGCCGGGCACACCCGCGACGAACAGCGGTTGTTCACCGCCATCACCGGCCTGCTCGGCCAGGTGACGCTCGAACAGGCGACGGAGGCGCTACAGGTCTTCGCGCCCGGTGACGACGGTGCCAGCCGCTACCACGCCGCCTATCCGCAGGCGAGCCCCGACCAGCTGTACGAACTGGTCCATTCGGACTGGCTGTTCCGGATGCCCTCCCTGCACCTCGCCGAGGCGCAGGTCGCGGGCGGCGGCCACGCGCACGTCTACGAGCTGGCCTGGGCCGCCCCCGGCATGGGCGGCGCCTTCGGCGCCTGCCACGGCCTCGACGTGCCACTCGTCTTCGGCAACCTCACCAGCGGCCAGCCCGCCATGCTGATCGGCGAAGGTCCCAGCCCCGAGGCGGTGGCGTTGTCCGCCGAGATGCGGACCGCCTGGACGAGGTTCGCCATTCATGGCGACCCGGGCTGGCCCGCCTATGACCCCGACCGGCGCCTCACCCACGTCTTCGACAGCACCTCGGCCGTCACGAGCTACCCGGAGGAGCGATCCCGGTTGATCTGGCAGAAGCACTCCTTCCTGCCCCTCCCACTGCTCGGCACCTAG
- a CDS encoding SDR family NAD(P)-dependent oxidoreductase, producing MSRTYVVTGAASGIGRATAELLLDQGATVIGVDLKDTEVTVDLAARAGREELVDRVRELTGGRLDAVVACAGVSRRDPRTVRVNFFGAVATLTGLRPLLAAGTNPAAVVVDSVACLHPADPAIVAGCLAADEPAAVTAAQAAVDRGAGQLLYLAWLAGPHNSHVTGQVIFVDGGADAVLRGDSVW from the coding sequence ATGTCCCGTACCTATGTGGTCACCGGCGCTGCCTCCGGCATCGGCCGGGCCACGGCCGAGCTTCTCCTCGACCAGGGTGCGACCGTGATCGGGGTCGATCTGAAGGACACCGAGGTCACGGTCGACCTGGCGGCCAGGGCGGGGCGGGAGGAGCTGGTCGACCGGGTTCGCGAGCTCACCGGTGGCCGGCTGGACGCGGTAGTCGCCTGCGCCGGTGTCTCCCGGCGCGACCCGCGGACGGTGCGCGTCAACTTCTTCGGCGCCGTCGCCACCTTGACCGGGCTGCGTCCGCTGCTGGCCGCTGGCACGAACCCGGCCGCGGTCGTCGTCGACTCGGTGGCCTGCCTACATCCGGCCGACCCGGCGATCGTGGCCGGCTGCCTGGCCGCGGACGAGCCGGCCGCCGTCACCGCCGCACAGGCCGCCGTCGACCGTGGCGCGGGACAGCTGCTCTACCTGGCCTGGCTGGCCGGCCCGCACAACAGCCATGTCACCGGACAGGTGATCTTCGTCGATGGTGGCGCGGACGCGGTTCTGCGCGGCGACAGCGTGTGGTGA
- a CDS encoding cytochrome P450 produces the protein MTIESSDLIARRRAAPADDLLSDLIAVQEQGDRLSVRELLDLCVLLLVAGYETTVNLVANAVIALARDPAQYAALRADRALVSPAIEETLRFDPQIQYVGRTVLADMDLGGQPLRAGDGVIALLAGAQRDPEVFPDPDRFDITRYAGPAARHLGFGLGIHYCLGAPLARLEAEIMLTALLDRVERIEIAAEQLPYRPHLSVRGVSALPVRLTPA, from the coding sequence ATGACGATCGAATCCAGTGACCTGATCGCGAGGCGTCGGGCGGCGCCCGCCGACGACCTGCTCAGCGACCTCATTGCCGTCCAGGAGCAGGGTGACCGGCTGTCGGTCCGCGAGCTGCTCGACCTGTGCGTGCTGCTGCTCGTCGCCGGCTACGAGACGACCGTCAACCTCGTCGCCAACGCCGTGATCGCGCTCGCCCGGGATCCGGCGCAGTACGCGGCTCTGCGGGCCGATCGCGCGCTTGTGTCGCCGGCGATCGAGGAGACGCTGCGTTTCGACCCGCAGATCCAGTATGTGGGGCGCACGGTGCTGGCCGACATGGACCTCGGCGGGCAGCCGCTTCGCGCCGGAGACGGCGTGATCGCCTTGTTGGCCGGCGCCCAGCGCGACCCCGAGGTGTTCCCGGACCCTGACCGGTTCGACATCACCCGCTACGCCGGACCGGCCGCGCGCCATCTCGGTTTCGGTCTGGGCATCCACTACTGCCTCGGGGCGCCGCTCGCCCGCCTGGAGGCGGAGATCATGCTGACGGCGCTGCTCGACCGGGTCGAACGGATCGAGATCGCCGCGGAACAGCTGCCCTACCGGCCGCATCTCTCCGTCCGCGGCGTCTCCGCGCTCCCCGTACGGCTGACCCCCGCCTGA
- a CDS encoding ABC transporter ATP-binding protein yields the protein MTPTIAVSGLTRRYRGHVALDDVTVDIEDATITGLLGRNGAGKTTFLRILAAQEFPSAGEVRVLGASPIENDAVLRRMVLVREDQSYPDVRVGHVLRAASWFYPDWSGELADALLRAFDLPVGRPVKKLSRGMRSAVGIVVGLAARAEVTLFDEPYAGLDAVARQIFYDQLIADYTEHPRTVLLSTHLIDEVSGLLERVVMIDRGRVVLDADADTVRGATTAVSGAVPAVDAFAAGRRVWDRRTLASHASVVVGSPLTDGDRAWARELNLTLTPLSLQQAVVHASAGAAGERTERSHA from the coding sequence ATGACACCCACCATCGCGGTGAGTGGCCTGACCCGCCGCTATCGCGGCCACGTCGCCCTCGATGACGTCACCGTCGACATCGAGGACGCGACCATCACCGGTCTGCTGGGGCGCAACGGCGCCGGCAAGACCACGTTCCTGCGGATTCTCGCGGCCCAGGAGTTTCCGTCGGCCGGCGAGGTCCGGGTCCTCGGCGCGAGCCCGATCGAGAACGACGCGGTACTGCGTCGGATGGTGCTGGTCCGCGAGGACCAGTCCTATCCGGACGTCAGGGTTGGGCATGTCCTGCGGGCGGCGTCGTGGTTCTACCCCGACTGGAGCGGCGAGCTGGCCGACGCCCTGCTCCGCGCGTTCGACCTGCCGGTCGGCCGGCCCGTCAAGAAGCTCTCCCGCGGGATGCGCTCCGCCGTCGGGATCGTCGTGGGCCTGGCCGCGAGGGCCGAGGTCACGCTGTTCGACGAGCCCTACGCCGGCCTCGACGCCGTCGCCCGCCAGATCTTCTACGACCAGCTCATCGCGGACTACACCGAGCACCCACGGACGGTCCTGCTGTCGACGCACCTCATCGACGAGGTCTCCGGGCTGCTGGAGCGGGTGGTGATGATCGACCGCGGGCGGGTCGTGCTCGACGCCGACGCGGACACCGTGCGCGGCGCCACGACGGCCGTGAGCGGAGCGGTGCCGGCGGTGGACGCGTTCGCGGCCGGCCGGCGCGTCTGGGACCGTCGCACGCTCGCGTCCCACGCGTCGGTGGTGGTCGGCAGCCCGCTGACCGACGGCGACCGGGCGTGGGCCCGCGAGCTGAACCTCACCCTCACCCCCCTGTCACTGCAGCAGGCCGTCGTCCACGCCAGTGCCGGGGCGGCCGGCGAACGAACGGAAAGGTCACACGCGTGA
- a CDS encoding FHA domain-containing protein codes for MSAALTVRRRDEVFVVEPGQSFLVGRDATADLVVADPRVSRRHLLIEPTADGWEVVGLGSGGTWMAGHRVSRMPVRAQSEFRLGSVDGPRITVAPARAAVEAEMEAEAEAPATMPIRRPTPPARSQEVTVHIGDLGALTGRRLGSTGPGPAAVPELGGPGHVHPLRPGRMSVGRALTNDLVVGDLLASRKHAELTVGPDGVRVVDLGSANGTYVNGRRVEQASLRAGDLIAVGHHVFQAVGDAGDADDPRAVPTWLAEYLDTGDVAFEVEGLCVDVDGARLLHDISFRLPGRSLLGVIGPSGAGKTTLLGALTGFRPAGAGTVRYGGRDLYAEYDELRRRIGYVPQDDILHTTLTVRQALDYGARLRFPAETTWAERGARVDAVLAELGLTTRGADKLDLADATATGEWTLPSGVDLSDRRVATLSGGQRKRTSIALELLTQPTLLYLDEPTSGLDPGLDQEVMRSLRGLADDRRTVVVVTHSVAQLDLCDFLLVLTRGGHVAYFGPPQGALPFLGQASWADAFGVLESADGAARLARRHRSSVHLAKNPPATPVAPPPAPPVVRRARAPLPTPRQQSMLSQLLTLSRRYGRIIAADHSYLRMIVAYPFLLGLLPRLVETPHGLRAVPTGEPNRDAIRVLLVVTLVASFLGMSNAIREIVKERPVYLRERAIGLSTTAYLGSKALVLTMITSVQSIVITVIGFAGRLPADGLLTSYPIVEMTVIVAATGTTAAMLGLAVSALVDNADKAMPPLVVLSAAQLVLAGPLISLAGRPGLNQLSWLLPGRWGDAAAASLTDLIDVQKLTDPRLNPGVSPDPLWRHTTETLLLDLGALTALGLASLAAAGLFLGRLDPRFSRPGPG; via the coding sequence TTGTCGGCTGCTCTGACGGTTCGCCGCCGCGACGAGGTCTTCGTCGTGGAGCCAGGCCAGTCGTTCCTCGTGGGCCGGGACGCCACCGCCGATCTGGTGGTCGCCGACCCGCGGGTGTCCCGGCGTCACCTGCTGATCGAGCCGACGGCCGACGGCTGGGAGGTCGTGGGCCTAGGGAGCGGCGGGACGTGGATGGCTGGGCACCGGGTAAGCCGGATGCCGGTCCGTGCCCAGTCCGAGTTCCGCCTGGGCTCGGTGGACGGGCCGCGTATCACCGTGGCCCCGGCCCGGGCCGCGGTGGAGGCGGAGATGGAAGCGGAGGCGGAGGCGCCCGCCACCATGCCGATCCGGCGGCCGACGCCGCCCGCGCGGTCCCAGGAGGTGACCGTCCACATCGGTGACCTCGGCGCGTTGACCGGCCGGCGGCTCGGATCCACGGGGCCCGGTCCCGCCGCGGTGCCCGAACTCGGCGGCCCGGGCCACGTCCACCCGCTGCGGCCCGGTCGGATGTCCGTCGGCCGTGCGCTGACGAACGACCTGGTCGTCGGCGACCTGCTCGCCTCCCGGAAGCACGCCGAGCTGACCGTCGGCCCGGACGGCGTGCGCGTCGTCGACCTCGGCTCGGCGAACGGTACCTACGTCAACGGCCGCAGGGTCGAACAGGCGTCGCTGCGCGCCGGTGACCTGATCGCCGTCGGCCACCACGTGTTCCAGGCCGTCGGCGACGCGGGCGACGCCGATGACCCGCGGGCGGTCCCGACCTGGCTGGCCGAGTACCTCGACACCGGCGACGTCGCCTTCGAGGTGGAGGGCCTGTGTGTCGACGTCGACGGGGCCCGGCTGTTGCACGACATCAGCTTCCGCCTGCCCGGGCGGTCGCTGCTCGGGGTGATCGGGCCCAGCGGGGCGGGGAAGACGACGCTGCTGGGCGCGCTCACCGGGTTCCGCCCGGCCGGCGCCGGAACCGTCCGCTACGGCGGCCGCGACCTGTACGCCGAGTACGACGAACTGCGCCGGCGCATTGGCTACGTGCCGCAGGACGACATCCTGCACACCACCCTCACCGTTCGCCAGGCCCTGGACTACGGCGCGCGGCTGCGCTTCCCCGCCGAGACCACCTGGGCGGAGCGCGGCGCACGCGTGGACGCCGTGCTCGCCGAGCTCGGCCTCACCACCCGCGGAGCGGACAAGCTCGACCTCGCCGACGCCACCGCGACCGGTGAGTGGACGCTGCCCAGCGGGGTCGACCTGTCCGACCGGCGAGTAGCGACGCTGTCCGGTGGCCAGCGCAAGCGGACCAGCATCGCGCTCGAGCTGCTCACCCAACCGACCCTGCTCTATCTCGACGAACCGACGTCCGGACTGGACCCCGGCCTCGACCAGGAGGTCATGCGGTCGCTGCGCGGACTCGCGGACGACCGGCGGACGGTCGTCGTCGTGACCCACAGCGTGGCCCAGCTCGACCTGTGCGACTTCCTGCTGGTTCTCACCCGGGGCGGGCATGTGGCCTACTTCGGCCCGCCTCAGGGCGCGTTGCCCTTCCTCGGCCAGGCCAGCTGGGCGGACGCCTTCGGAGTTCTCGAGAGCGCCGACGGCGCGGCTCGACTCGCCCGCCGGCACCGGTCCTCGGTTCACCTCGCGAAGAACCCGCCCGCCACGCCGGTCGCCCCGCCCCCCGCCCCGCCGGTCGTCCGGCGAGCGCGCGCGCCGCTGCCGACGCCACGCCAGCAGTCGATGCTCTCCCAGCTGCTGACCCTGAGCCGCCGGTACGGGCGGATCATCGCCGCCGATCACTCCTACCTGCGCATGATCGTCGCCTATCCGTTCCTGTTGGGGCTCCTTCCGCGGCTGGTCGAGACCCCGCACGGGCTACGCGCGGTGCCGACGGGAGAGCCGAACCGGGACGCGATCCGCGTTCTGCTCGTCGTCACGCTCGTGGCGAGTTTCCTGGGCATGTCCAACGCGATCCGTGAGATCGTCAAGGAACGGCCCGTCTACCTGCGTGAACGCGCCATCGGCCTGTCTACCACCGCCTATCTCGGTTCCAAGGCGCTGGTCCTGACCATGATCACCTCGGTGCAGAGCATCGTGATCACCGTCATCGGTTTCGCGGGGCGGCTCCCGGCCGACGGGCTGCTCACCAGTTATCCGATCGTGGAGATGACGGTCATCGTCGCGGCGACCGGGACCACCGCGGCCATGCTGGGCCTCGCGGTGTCCGCGCTGGTCGACAACGCCGACAAGGCGATGCCGCCGCTGGTCGTACTCTCCGCGGCACAGCTGGTGCTGGCCGGCCCGCTGATCTCGCTCGCCGGTCGCCCCGGGCTGAACCAGTTGTCCTGGCTGTTGCCCGGCCGCTGGGGCGACGCCGCCGCGGCCTCGCTGACCGACCTCATCGACGTCCAGAAGCTGACTGACCCACGCCTCAACCCGGGAGTCTCTCCTGATCCGCTCTGGCGGCACACGACGGAGACCCTGTTGCTCGACCTGGGCGCCCTCACCGCGCTCGGCCTTGCCAGCCTGGCCGCCGCCGGTCTGTTCCTTGGCCGGCTCGACCCCCGTTTCTCCCGTCCTGGCCCCGGCTGA